One window of the Prionailurus bengalensis isolate Pbe53 chromosome E1, Fcat_Pben_1.1_paternal_pri, whole genome shotgun sequence genome contains the following:
- the SPAG5 gene encoding sperm-associated antigen 5 isoform X2 yields the protein MWRVKKLNLSLSPSPQSGKPAMRTPLRELTLQPGALTNSGKGPPGCYSPTSSLCKLGLQEGNNNASPVDFVNAKRTDSPSEQFSHPSKWLEACQHESDERLIDLNPQTNSTPKTSEEAVDPLDNNVVKTMVLVSSPVGQQQVTLEAHLDSMRETNSFSPDESLRPGDLLREGVAACIEDSFSEVVPATSEKCTFQRPPSHVLECLPNPCSGQQPHCSKESLRDDGTEAVPEDLVPSERNTFLPSSMLWLSPSTALAADFPGTHVDPGEEIVEHRAVEERELSFPTLPEEAELGEQALVSNMEDIPSTCLTPNPGEMESQAAPSPAVKDAGRILVSDTGPWMSPLAWLEKGVNTSVMLENLRQSLSLPSVLRDAAIGTTPYPTCSVGTWFTPPAAQEKSTNTSQTGPVDIKDGTSETEHLLWGHPPDLTALSRHDLEDNLLNSLVILEVLSHQLRDWKRQLTVPHSEVQDSSTQTDTSPSGISKKPQHLQESQEIGQALQQARNAMQSWVLVSKELISLLHLSLLHLEEDKTTVSQESRRAETLVSCCFDVLKKVKARLQSLKAEKEEAKHKEEMAVRGKDAAETVLEAFCARASQRISQLEQDMASLGEFRGLLKDTQTQLVGLHTEQEELGQQTASLTSNLQQDWISMQLDYKTWTALLSRSRKLTEKLIAKSRQTLQERDAAVEEKQQVSRELEQVSTHLEECKGQIEQLELENSRLATDLRAQLQILASVESQLKELQSQHAHCTQDLAVKDELVCKLTQSNEEQATQWQKEEVALKHMQAELQQQQAVLTKEVQDLKETLEFADQENQVAHLELGQVECQLKTTLEVLRERSLQCEGLKDTVENLKAKLASTVAENQEQDLEKSRQYSQELGVLTERLQRLTLFLQAKLKEKAEAETLPVSTACAPTQEYPPPADSAFLGNILTAMADEEPEAAPVPVLGSDKSAFTRVASMVSLQPTETPGMEKSLAKMGTMTLELQSLCSLLQESKEEAIRTLQRRICDLQARLQAQEEQHQEAQKAKEADIEKLNQALCLRYKNEKELQEVIKQQNEKILEQIDKSGELISLREEVTQLTRSLRRAETETKVLQETLAGQLNPDCQPMATNWIQEKVWLSQEVDKLRVMFLEMKNEKAKLMVKFQSHRNILEENLRRSDKELKKLDDIVQHIYETLLSIPEVVRGCKELQGLLEFLS from the exons ATGTGGCGGGTGAAAAAACTGAACCTTAGCCTGTCGCCTTCGCCCCAGTCG GGAAAACCAGCTATGAGAACTCCTCTCCGAGAACTTACCCTGCAGCCTGGTGCCCTCACCAACTCTGGAAAAGGGCCCCCCGGATGCTACTCGCCGACTTCATCACTGTGCAAGCTGGGACTGCAG GAAGGCAACAACAATGCATCACCAGTGGATTTTGTCAATGCCAAGAGGACAGATTCCCCTTCAGAACAGTTCAGCCATCCCTCAAAGTGGCTAGAAGCTTGTCAGCATGAATCAGATGAGCGGCTCATAGATCTGAATCCCCAAACCAACTCTACCCCCAAAACATCTGAGGAAGCAGTAGACCCACTGGACAACAATGTGGTTAAAACCATGGTCCTCGTATCCTCTCCAGTGGGGCAACAGCAAGTTACCCTTGAGGCTCATTTAGATTCCATGAGAGAGACAAACAGCTTCTCTCCAGATGAGTCTTTGAGGCCAGGAGATCTGCTAAGAGAGGGGGTGGCGGCCTGCATAGAAGACAGCTTTTCAGAAGTTGTTCCTGCTACATCTGAGAAATGTACATTTCAGCGTCCTCCATCCCATGTCTTGGAGTGTCTGCCAAATCCCTGTTCTGGGCAACAGCCACACTGCTCCAAAGAAAGCCTCAGGGATGATGGGACTGAGGCTGTGCCTGAGGACTTAGTCCCTTCCGAAAGAAATACCTTCTTGCCTTCCTCCATGCTCTGGCTCTCCCCTTCAACTGCCTTAGCAGCAGATTTCCCTGGCACTCATGTGGACCCAGGGGAGGAAATTGTAGAGCACAGAGCTGTAGAGGAAAGAGAACTGAGCTTTCCCACACTCCCTGAGGAGGCTGAATTAGGAGAACAAGCACTTGTCTCAAATATGGAAGATATTCCATCCACATGCCTGACCCCAAATCCAGGAGAAATGGAATCCCAGGCTGCTCCAAGCCCAGCAGTAAAAGATGCTGGTAGGATTCTTGTCTCTGATACAGGGCCGTGGATGTCCCCACTGGCTTGGCTGGAAAAAGGTGTGAATACCTCGGTCATGCTGGAAAATCTCCGCCAGAGCttatccctcccctctgtgcttCGGGACGCAGCGATTGGCACTACCCCTTACCCTACTTGCTCGGTGGGGACTTGGTTTACTCCCCCGGCAGCGCAGGAAAAAAGTACAAACACCTCCCAGACAGGCCCAGTGGACATCAAAGATGGTACTTCTGAGACAGAGCACCTCCTATGGGG CCATCCTCCAGATCTGACTGCCTTATCTCGACATGACCTGGAAGATAACCTGCTGAACTCTCTTGTCATTCTGGAGGTTCTCTCCCACCAGCTGCGGGACTGGAAGAGGCAGCTGACTGTCCCTCACTCAGAAGTTCAGGACAGTAGCACACAGACTGACACCTCTCCCAGTGGG ATAAGTAAGAAACCTCAGCATCTTCAGGAGAGTCAAGAGATTGGACAGGCTCTGCAGCAGGCCAGGAATGCCATG CAGTCATGGGTGCTGGTTTCCAAAGAGCTGATATCCTTGCTTCATCTGTCTCTGTTGCACTTAGAGGAAGATAAAACTACCGTGAGTCAGGAG TCTCGGCGTGCAGAAACCTTGGTCTCCTGCTGTTTTGATGTGTTGAAGAAAGTGAAGGCAAGGCTCCAGAGCCTCAAAGCAGAAAAGGAGGAGGCGAAACACAAAGAGGAAATGGCCGTCAGAGGCAAGGATGCG GCAGAGACTGTGCTAGAGGCTTTCTGTGCACGTGCCAGCCAGCGCATCAGCCAGCTGGAACAGGACATGGCTTCCTTGGGGGAATTCAGAGGCCTTTTGAAGGACACCCAGACCCAGCTG GTAGGGCTTCATACTGAGCAAGAAGAGTTGGGTCAGCAGACAGCGAGTCTTACATCAAACTTACAACAGGACTGGATATCCATGCAGTTGGAT TATAAAACATGGACAGCTTTGCTGAGCCGGTCTCGAAAACTCACAGAGAAACTCATAGCCAAGAGCCGGCAGACCCTGCAGGAACGTGATGCTGCAGTTGAGGAAAAACAGCAG GTTTCCAGGGAGCTGGAACAAGTCTCTACCCATTTAGAGGAGTGCAAAGGCCAAATAGAACAACTGGAATTGGAAAACAGTCGCTTAGCAacag ATCTCCGGGCTCAGCTGCAGATTCTGGCCAGTGTGGAGAGTCAGCTAAAAGAGCTACAGAGTCAGCATGCCCATTGTACCCAGGACCTGGCCGTGAAGGATGAGTTGGTCTGCAAGCTTACCCAGAGCAATGAGGAGCAGGCCACTCA ATGGCAAAAGGAAGAGGTGGCACTAAAACACATGCAGGCAGAGCTGCAGCAACAACAAGCTGTCCTGACCAAGGAGGTGCAGGACCTGAAGGAGACGCTGGAG TTTGCAGACCAAGAGAATCAGGTTGCTCACCTAGAGCTGGGCCAGGTTGAGTGTCAGTTGAAAACCACACTGGAAGTGCTCCGGGAGCGCAGCCTGCAGTGTGAGGGCCTCAAGGACACTGTAGAGAACCTGAA GGCTAAACTGGCTAGTACCGTAGCAGAGAACCAGGAACAAGACCTGGAGAAGTCACGTCAGTATTCCCAAGAGCTAGGGGTGCTGACTGAGCGACTCCAGAGACTGACTCTCTTCCTACAGGCAAAACTAAAGGAGAAG GCTGAAGCAGAGACCCTCCCAGTAAGCACAGCCTGTGCTCCTACCCAGGAATACCCTCCACCTGCTGACAGTGCCTTCTTGGGAAACATCTTGACAGCAATGGCAGATGAAG agcCAGAAGCAGCTCCTGTGCCCGTGCTTGGAAGTGACAAGAGTGCTTTCACCAGAGTAGCTTCAATGGTTTCCCTTCAGCCTACAG AGACCCCAGGCATGGAGAAGAGCCTGGCAAAAATGGGTACAATGACTCTGGAGCTGCAAAGCCTGTGTTCTCTGCTGCAAGAGTCTAAAGAAGAAGCCATCAGGACTCTGCAGCGAAGGAT TTGTGATCTGCAGGCTAGGCTACAGGCCCAGGAAGAACAACATCAGGAAGCCCAGAAGGCAAAGGAAGCAGATATAGAGAAGCTGAACCAGGCCCTGTGTTTGCGCTACAAG AATGAAAAGGAGCTCCAGGAAGTGATAAAACAGCAGAACGAGAAGATCCTAGAGCAGATAGACAAGAGTGGCGAGCTCATA AGCCTTAGAGAGGAGGTCACCCAGCTCACCCGCTCACTTCGGCGTGCGGAGACAGAGACTAAGGTGCTACAAGAGACCCTAGCAGGTCAGCTGAATCCCGACTGTCAGCCTATGGCCACTAACTGGATCCAGGAGAAAGTGTGGCTCTCCCAAGAG GTGGACAAGCTAAGGGTGATGTTCCTGGAGATGAAAAATGAGAAGGCAAAACTCATGGTCAAGTTCCAGAGCCAT AGAAACATCCTGGAGGAGAATCTTCGGCGCTCTGACAAGGAATTAAAGAAACTAGATGACATCGTTCAGCATATTTATGAG ACTCTGCTATCCATCCCAGAGGTTGTGAGGGGTTGCAAGGAGCTACAGGGATTGCTGGAATTTCTGAGCTAA